In Haloplanus rubicundus, one DNA window encodes the following:
- a CDS encoding deoxyuridine 5'-triphosphate nucleotidohydrolase translates to MFRAGSFVADHVTPVAPEQVQPNGVDLTVEAVLEPTERGRIGRDGKHVAAREPIDPDADAYVLSPGGYVARYGETIRIPEGHVGFVYPRSSLMRNACMLHTAVWDAGYEGRGEGLLAVHRPVEIEPDARIAQLVFAEANHDGTYDGSYQGERLDG, encoded by the coding sequence ATGTTCCGTGCCGGTTCGTTCGTCGCCGACCACGTCACGCCCGTCGCGCCCGAACAGGTCCAGCCGAACGGCGTCGACCTGACCGTAGAGGCGGTCCTCGAACCGACCGAGCGCGGCCGGATCGGCCGCGACGGCAAACACGTCGCGGCCCGCGAGCCGATCGACCCCGACGCCGACGCGTACGTCCTCTCCCCCGGCGGCTACGTCGCCCGCTACGGCGAGACGATCCGGATTCCCGAGGGCCACGTCGGCTTCGTCTACCCGCGCTCGTCGCTCATGCGCAACGCCTGCATGCTCCATACGGCCGTCTGGGACGCCGGCTACGAGGGCCGCGGCGAGGGACTGCTGGCCGTCCACCGGCCCGTGGAAATCGAACCCGACGCTCGGATCGCGCAGTTGGTCTTCGCCGAGGCGAACCACGACGGCACCTACGACGGGAGCTATCAGGGCGAGCGATTGGACGGTTAA